Within the Enoplosus armatus isolate fEnoArm2 chromosome 9, fEnoArm2.hap1, whole genome shotgun sequence genome, the region TGCTTTGGTGAACAACATCTTTCTCTGCAAATGTACTCTACAGATGTAACACTACCTCTCCATGGTGAATCTGTTGAGGTCAATCTGACCAGGGGGAGCCGTCATGAGGTCCAGAGCTTGACCGAGCTCTGTCTGGAAAGATgtctgaaacaaacagagatgCAGTTagaatcctgtgtgtgtgtgtgtgtgtgtgcttgtttgtgccTGTGTAATCAATAAGGACATATAGTACCTCAGTAAATAGCTCCAGTAGGTGGACGTAGTAGGGCTGATCCCTGCAATGCCTGCGAAGCAGTCTGTAGATTGACCCTTCTAAGAGAAATGAATCATTGATGGCATCCAGACCTACTCCatccttaaaaacaaacagacagaattCATCTAAGAAACTGAACACCaataatagtgaaaaataaatcaccacactacaaaaaaagcaatttttctttttctggggAGTATCAAGTCTCACCTTCTTGTACCAGCAGGGCTGTCCTCTCCGAGTCACAGATGCATCCATGATATCATCTGCCACAAGGAAAAATGCCTGAAGCTGCAAGCAACAGAGACATAGTTACAACACTTAATGACTTACAGAACGTAACACCCTTGCAAAGTGTCATTACAACAGTCAGTCTGAATCTGTGCTAGAGATCAAGTTTTACCGACCATTCGGCGGCACATAACAGCTCCCTTCCTACCAAAAAAACCCTAATTTTGTACAGCCCAACCTCAATCTTGTGGAGCTCAAGTCtgaaaaaaatcttaaaacaataatatgGTTAAAATAAGATTAGATATGAGGATGGTGGGAATTTATTGGTTTGAGGTATAATAAACCACTGTGTCTCTGCTATATTCACATCCCCTTTTGTACCAGACATCTTAGACTTCTGTGAACTTGACAAGATGGTGCAGGTCTAAACATGAATTATTACACAAAAGCCCACATAgataatacaatacatacagtactaCAAGCTCAATTTGAAAGCATAAGGCTGacgttattctatatttttcttctttaaatcccatgaaaagaccacaaCCAACAATGCAACTTCTGGCTCATTAATATGTTTAATAGGTTTTCGACAAGAATGCAGATCTAGGGCACAGGGGAATAGgctacatcaggctttggctagGCCGGCAATACTGGTTTTGGgcttttaatgggatttgttgacaataagaaaaatgtggaATATTGCCAGACTTATATACTGACTAATATATCCTTACCAACTCAATGCACCAGCCAACCAACAGAGCCCGCTGCACTGTGTCCTGTGTGAGCTGATTGGATGGGAGAAGCTCCCTCAGAGAGCCAATCACAGACAGGCCTCGGTTCCTCTTGCCTCCAGGGGAATTGTACACCAATACCTAAGAAAAAAGACGCAGATACATCAAACAGCAGTTCAGCACTTGCCAGAAGTAGTTCAGCaaaagacaagacaacataCATACCTCTCTCAACCTGCTCAGAGCATCAGCCAACGCAGGATCGGTGAGGTCACTCTCTGAAAGCTCCTTCACCAGCTCCTCAAACTGGTCTTCAAACAGCTCAGTATCTGACTGCAACGCTTTTTTGCTGTGCGTCCCGTTGCAAATGCTGTCTCCCTGGAAAGACGAGGTGCACAGCAGATGAGATGCGGTTTTAAATTTAAGTGGGGAGACAGTCAGCCGTATTATTTTAGGGGCATTCATGACCCAGCTCAGAAGACGCCTCATCCCTAACCAAGCGTCAAAACGTTCTGACCAAACGTGAAAAAGCTGGTGTCAAACTTGTTGGACTGTGCGGGTAGCTAGTCAATCACATAACGATAATAACTTGTTTCGGGTGAGGAACACTGTCAagctaactaacgttagctccaTGGTCTCATAACCCTCTAAACTTAGTAAACAGGAGCAAGGATTAGGTAAAGAGAATTACTAttattagctagctagcaagttcCCTTGTCATGAAAAGAAGCGTTAGCTGACGCTGTTTTCCTGCATCCTGTCTGTTAACAAAGCTAGCTATAGCATACcgaatcaaaatattttttgttcatACACATGCCTTTACATACCATAATGATACTGCCCTCTTATCCCAAACTGTTCAGTGTAGTACAGAAAAATCGTTTATATTCTGTTTCTTCGTGTTGCTGTCAAACTGAAGTCTGTGAACGTCTCCTAAACCCAGGATGTGCAATTGTAGTTCGCTGTCACGCCACTGTCCGTTTTATTTAAAAGCGGCAGAACTAAATTCCCCAACAACCATTGCGAGTGGTGCGCGTGGGCGTGGAGTTCGAAGGCTCCATTTGACATTTAGCGTTTTGATTGGTCAGTAACATCGAACCAGGATGGGCTTTCACATTGGCTGACCAATAGGATTTGAAGACAGGCGGGGTTTAAGTGGAGTGTGGAGCCAGGGGTGAGCCTAAACTATTACATTATAGTTTTACTGAtagagcagaaaagagaaaaattacaaaacagaTTCAAAAGAATATTAACCTTACAGTAATGTCTCAGATTTTAACATACATAATAATAtgtacaaaacatcaacataggtatttttatttgatgtctatcatttatttcatattttgaaatACATAACTTGCATTGAACGTTTTGCCATTGacactgcatttaaaatctggAATAGGTGTCATATTTAGATACATTTATTATTCAGGTTTCAAGGCTCTATCCTGTTAAGCCTGCCATACAGATATACAtttcttcaaataaataatgttttatgcAAGACAGGAGGTAGAAATACAACTCAGTGCCTTAATAAGGGAGTGTATGGgtttgtctgtatctgtgtgcagGCTAAATGTGTATGCCcgaacatttttaaaattagttacatacatacagcatgAGTGTATCCAAAATGTGCGTTTACTGATATGGAGTCAATATCATCACTTAGTGAGCACACCAAAAAAAGACTTTCCAATGAAACAAAACTCCAATCTGACACAAATATTGATAAACTTCAAAGTCCAGTATCAGAGCTGCCAGACCCATTATATGTTCACTGTCACTGGACTCTCAGCagacaaaggttttttttttttcatttaaccacCCGTCCATCAGCTCTGCAAGTCTAAAGAGAACATATGGTGTGATGCCCAACCTCGTAACAAATTTGTCTGTACATTTATTGCAACTCTTCATATCATCAGAGTCACAGTGCAATTTACACATCTTTCAGGATTATACTGCTTTAGCCAGTGTCACAGATATGCCCGTGcactggaaacattttcaaaccttATCAAAATCAAATTAGGATGTAGAGGCAAGTTTGGAGCCATCTGGCACAAAACTTTGGGAGCGCTGCACATCTTTAACTCTGACCTTCCCCTTCAGCTATCTATTGACACAAGCACATTTCAAATGGCTACTATCATAGGTCTTGggtgcaagaggaaaaaaagtaagAAGCATTGTCAAAACATGCAGATAAAGACATTCTGAGGACATGTTACTTAGTTACACAGACGGTCAGGATTGAATGCACAAGGTTCCTGCTGTATTTGGGAGGCTGTagcaaaaacatgcacatacgcAAATCAAACCACCGTGTCCAGGGGCCACCCACAGAGAATACATTTCAAAGGCTGAGCATGTGTCTGTGTCGTGCATTAATGTCAATGTTAAAAATGCTGGCTGCCTCATTTTTGAAGGCCAATGTGGAGGTGGAAAACCGTGGAGAAAGTGGGAATCTGAAttgcaaaaagaagaagacaaaattAGCAAATCAGTAAAGGGTTTTCCATGTGAGAGCATTTGTCCTCATGTGCAACCTCATCTGTTTATCTTACATTGTACTCAGCTAACTATACGTTTATTGAGATGCATTTTTTTGATTCAATGGAAGACAAAATAAGGATTTCCATGATCACTTCACCTGAGCGATCCTGTGGATGAATAGCAATGTACAAAAGGGCCAGAAGCATATTGCAACCCATAATTATGTAATAGACTCAATGTACATGTGAGTAAGTGGTTGTTGTAGCATGAATGCTAGTTGAGTTTTGTCTCCAGTCTTGAGGAAAATACGTTTCCGGATGAGAactgagagagggagtggagaATCCAGCAGAAAGGATGTTTCTGGTTGGTCGTCTGGGCCAGTTGTGGATTAATTTTTTTGGAACAGGGACCTCGCTGCCCAGAAATAAGCATCTAGTGACCTTTCACTGACCAGTGAAATAGTGTGAGCTCTAGGCTGATGTTCAGAGTGATAAAGAGCACCACTGAATAAGGCCATTTGCACAGTTGGCTTCAGGAAACGGAagtgacaaagaggaaaaggagggaagaCTTTCAGGGAGGGAAATTTCAGTACTAGATATCTCCACTAAACTACCTTAGACTCTCCTTTTCTTCAACCTCCCTTATTTCCTCCCATCCCCGTCTTCCTCACAACCCTGTCAACTTGATGCCTCCtattctcctcctccatctctccttcaccctcctctcctcctcacagtgCAGACTCTGAGTAGAGAGCTCCTGATGACCCATGCGGCGCATGAGGTGTCACTAATCGACGTAGTgacgcagaggaggaggagcttaAATCTCCACAGCTGCGCAGGTGGATCCCCTCTGGCACCCAACTGGCGTGGTGCCTGTTGTGTCGACTGTCACTATGGGAATGGTGGTGTCCACGGCGATGAGGGTGATGGGAGTGATTGGTGTGTCCTCGGCTGGCGTTCCAAGGGGTCAGCAACACCTGAAGATGATTTTATCGAGCAAAGATTTAGACAAAGAACAGATGGCTTTACCCGCAGAAGAATATTCTGATGTAGTTATCTGGAGATAAATAAGTTTAATCAGAACTTGTCATCATACTTGTTCCAAGGGCAGGAAGTTGGTGGTAGCGCCCTCagctccactcctcctcttAGGCCCCTGCCCTGTGCTCACAGCATGCTCGGAGGAGGGCGATAAGTTGCGTTTGGAGCGCTGCAGGAAGCGAGCCACCAGACCCCGAGTCACCTGTAGGCAAAGTAAAAAGAtcagtgaagaggaagatgaaagaagACAGTCAAACAATAATCCAGCTTTTGCTAAGACTTGGATGGGAAGTGACTATTGTATTTTTAGATGTTTGTTGCTTCTCTTCTATCAACAGTTTTCAGACTAACCTTAAGGTCTCCAAGGGAACGGTGGCAGTCTTTAGGTAAACGCAGTGGTGAGGTGGGGGGAGGTTTGGAGGGGACCTGCACCCCTGTGGCGGCTGATTTCATGCTGCCTTTCCttggcagagctgcagcaggaggcagagaggtaCGGGGCAACAGACATGCCTCAGAGGACGGACCTTTgagagatggaggcagaaaaaAGTCCCTCATTTATCAAGTTATAATACTATTACAACCCAAAATTGGTCTAGGGGAGAGCGGAGTAACATACAACTTAATGACAAAGCTTCAATTAATTCACTGAAATTTAACAGCAGAATCActacttttctgtctttaagtTGGCAACACCATTAAAAAGAGCTATGAACTAAGTCCTGAGAAAGTAGCTCAGAatacacaaatactgtaaacaggagaagcagcagaaaaccAGACCAGAGGCCCAGAAGCGCTTCATCTGATCTTGATCTGTATTTATCAAATCCACCTCTGCCATAGCTGTAAGATAAAGCTGTGTTTGTAAAAAGTGTAACCTTGTTTCAGAGAAGTATAGTGTATATCTGCACAGAGTACGGAACACTATTGGAATTACATAACCAGATAGCCAGATTGTCCTTATGCTCTGCAAGAAAGAATGAGAGCATATGattttgtgttgaaatgtaaTAACTGATACTATGAATATAGCACAAAAAGTACAAATTAGACTACTTTAACTCTCAAAGACGCAGGTTCATATTGTGCAAGTCATACAGTGAAGCTCATCAACCACTGCAGATCTTTTGCTCTGTTCCATGACATATCCAACATTCATAAATCAGGATGtatcatttgaaaataatatgTAGATGAGGAACTGGTGAGGCACATTATTGTTTCCACAGCAGAATCTAATTTATCAATCTGTAATCAAATCACTGCTAATTTAGATGTTTCATAAATCACATGCACATGGGGACAGATTTGCATGCCTCCTCCGGTGTTAAAATCTGTGCTAGTTTATGAGAGGGTTTGATAAATGATGGCCATTAGGTGCAGATGCGTTGAATTGTATCTCCTCAGATCAACTTAGAAGTATTTCCTGTTGGGCTTTTTGGCCTTTAATTggacagtgaaatgtgaaaagggacagaaaagaagagagaggcgGTGATGACATGCAACATAATGCGCTTTAGACCACTGAGCCGCCACAATTGTATAATTCTTAAAGCCCTTTAGATAAAAGCTCTTACCTGTGTCTGTAGATGCTTTGCTGCCAACAGAACCAAAGTCAACTAGAGAAGAGGAGATACAAGGGCAGGTTATGGACATTGAAATAGTACTATAAGAGATGTACTCATTTTAGTGTCTGACTTACCTGTATCAGTCGAGGAGCCGATGCCTGGCTCACTGTGTGACCTCACAAGACGTAGGAGCCCTTCACTTTCCCTTCTTACTCCGTCTCCgtccctctcactctttccaGCCCTT harbors:
- the fdps gene encoding farnesyl pyrophosphate synthase isoform X1, with protein sequence MRRLLSWVMNAPKIIRLTVSPLKFKTASHLLCTSSFQGDSICNGTHSKKALQSDTELFEDQFEELVKELSESDLTDPALADALSRLREVLVYNSPGGKRNRGLSVIGSLRELLPSNQLTQDTVQRALLVGWCIELLQAFFLVADDIMDASVTRRGQPCWYKKDGVGLDAINDSFLLEGSIYRLLRRHCRDQPYYVHLLELFTETSFQTELGQALDLMTAPPGQIDLNRFTMERYKAIVKYKTAFYSFYLPVAAAMYMAGIESEEEHNNAKLILLEMGEFFQIQDDYLDCYGDPAVTGKIGTDIQDNKCSWLVVTALEKMTPEQRAELEACYARHDDASVEKVKALYNTLQLPTLYHKYEDESYQRLQKLIACHAQNLPHSVFLNFAKKIYKRNK
- the fdps gene encoding farnesyl pyrophosphate synthase isoform X2, producing MGDSICNGTHSKKALQSDTELFEDQFEELVKELSESDLTDPALADALSRLREVLVYNSPGGKRNRGLSVIGSLRELLPSNQLTQDTVQRALLVGWCIELLQAFFLVADDIMDASVTRRGQPCWYKKDGVGLDAINDSFLLEGSIYRLLRRHCRDQPYYVHLLELFTETSFQTELGQALDLMTAPPGQIDLNRFTMERYKAIVKYKTAFYSFYLPVAAAMYMAGIESEEEHNNAKLILLEMGEFFQIQDDYLDCYGDPAVTGKIGTDIQDNKCSWLVVTALEKMTPEQRAELEACYARHDDASVEKVKALYNTLQLPTLYHKYEDESYQRLQKLIACHAQNLPHSVFLNFAKKIYKRNK